The following DNA comes from Kitasatospora viridis.
GGTGCTGTCCGAGCAGCTCACGCGCGGCTAGCTCCGGACTTCGCACATGGGGGTTTAGGTTTCCAGCCAGCGGGGTCGGGTTTCGTCGATGCCGAGGAGTTCGAGCAGGTGTGCTTGGACTCCTCGGTTGATGAGGACGACGGGTGGGCTGGTCGCGGTGCCGGGCCGGATCATGAGGCTGGCGAGGTGGTAGAAGATCATGCGGCCGGTGGGGCGGACGGCCCGGTTGTCGGGGTAGAGGCCGCGCATGGTCTGCTCTGGGCCCAGGGCCTGGCGGACCTGACGTTCGATCAGGCAGAAGACCGGCAGGGCCAGGCAGATCACGGTGATCAGGGCGGCGATGCGCCGGTTGTGCTGCAGGAAGACGGGGGCGACCGCGAGGGGGCCCTTGAAGTCGTGGTAGCGGCGTTCGACCACGGCCTGGCCCTTGTAGCGCAACAGGACCTGTTCGGCGCTGGCCTGCTCGGGGGTGAGATTGGTCAGCAGCGCGTACCAGCCGTCGACGGCCTCCTGGGCGTCGAGTACCTGTTGGTCGAAGTGCCACTCCAGGCCGGGGCGGCCTGTCTCGTCGGTGGTGACGGTGGTCCGCAGGCAGTCGTCGACCCGGTGGTTCCTGGCGATCACGCCGATGCGGGCGGCGATCTTCTCGGCTGTGCCGTAGAAGCGACCGCCCGCGCCTCGTTGGAGCTTGTCCAGGTCCTCGGCCGCGCGGGCCAGGCGTTTGGCGCGGGCGCTCTGCCGGCCGCGGGCGTTGCCGCTGGAGTGGACCAGGATCCTGCGCAGGATGTGCACCGGGTCGCTCTTGCGTCGCCCGGGCAGGGCGTGGGTGTCCTCCAGCACGCGATACGTCTCCCGGGCCCGGGCGTTCTTGCCGGCGTCGCGTTGCGGGACGTGGTCCACCACCTGCGTGTCTTCGAGGCTCAAGGCGGCGTAGACCTCGTCGGGGACCTTGGCGGCCGGGGCGGGGGCGATGAAGGCGACCTTCGCGTCCAGCAGGGCGGTGACGTTGGGGTGGGACACCAGCTTGGAGTCCGCGACGAGCAGGAAGTCCCTGCGGCCGGCCATCATGCGCAGGGCGTTCATCGCGCCGACGACCTGGGCGACCTCTCCCGCGCCGCCGTCGTAGACGCGGTGGAAGAGCGGGATCCCGCCGTCGCCGCTGACCGCGAGGCCGGCCTGGATCTGCTTCAGGTCGACCCTGCGGTCCTTGGGGTGGCCGTACTTGACCTGCGGGAACGCCTCGTCCTGGGCCTCGTAGGCGCCGAAGAGGGACATCGAGGTCATGTCCCAGTGGATCCGGGACACGTCGATGCCGAACTCGGCGATGGCCTGGGTGCCGACGGTGCCGACCAGCTCCTCCAGATGCGGCGCGATCGCGTCCAGGGCGCGGGCGAGCCGGTCGTCGCCCAGCAGGTCCGGCGAGATGCCGAAGACCTCCTCCACCGCCCACTCCCGGGCCCAGTCGCCCACGCGGACCAGCGGTGCCGGGGCGGACAGCCGGTTGGCGACCAGCACCTCGATCACCTGGCCGTGCGTGAGGTGCGCGACCTCGCGGATCGGGCACAGCTCATCGACGATCCCGGCCACGTCCAGCCGGCGCAGAAACTCGGCAGAGGCGGGCAGAGCGCCCAGACGCCTCTCCACCACGGGCGTCAACTCCACGGCGAAGCGTGGACGGTGGACCCGTGAGCGACGTGAGCGAGATATCGGCACGCCGGGTTCAACGACCGGCACCCCACCGGGGTACCGGTCGCATCACCACATCATCCGAACTCGTTATGTGCGAAGGACGGGGCTAGCGCGCGGTAGGCGGCGTGTGCTGGAATCCTGGCAACCGGGCGGGCCGGCGCGCAGCCGGATCGGCGAGCTGTCACTCGATCGTGCGAACGCCGGTTCGACTCTGACGGACGGTCAGGCGCCGTCCAGCCCGGTGCCGGAGCGCTGGTCGGAGCTGGAGTGGCAGTGGAGGCCGGCCAGGAACAGGTCGGGATCCCAGGTAGACAGGGTCAGGGCGTGGTCGGACAGGCCGGGCAGTGGCACGACCTCGAAGCTTCGCAGGGCGGGGGCGAGCGCGCCGGAGACGTACTGGCGGTCGATCCGCTGGGCCGGGCCCTGCCGCGGCCACTTGCCGGGGATCATGCTCGCGGTCGGGTCGAGCGCGCCGGCGTGGCCCAGACGGGCGGCCAGGACGGCGGCGTCGGCCATTCCGACGCTGGTGAGGATGCGGTCGGGCACGGTGTCGGGGGTGTGGCCGTCGAGGGTGCGCTGCGCGCGGTGGCGCTGGTCCGGGAGGTTGGGCCAGTCCGGCGCGGGGGTGGTCTCGAGCCCGCTGGCGGAGTAGGAGTTGAAGTCACCGGCGACGACGAGCGCACGCTGTGGCTGCTGCCAGGTGATGATGTTCTCCGTTTCGGTCTTACGTTGAGCCGCAGAGCGGGACGACAGGTGCACGGAGGCGAGCTGGATGCGGACCGGCTCCTCGGAGTAGGTGACGGAGACCGCGCATGGCGCGTGCCACCAGTTGGCGCTCTGCGGCCACTGTCCGGTGACGCGGAAGGTGTCCTCGCGCACGAAGACGGCGCAGGGGTTGGGGGATTCGGCCGGGCTGGCCGGGGCGAGGAAGCCGCGCATGGCAAGCATCCGCTCGGCGACGTGCATCAGGTGCTGGCCGTTGGCGGCGGAGTGGGTGCGCTCCTGGCAGAACAGCACGTCCAGGGGCAGTCGGGCCAGTTCCTCGTGGGCGGCGTACCACTTGTCGAGGTGGCCGCCGCCGCGGCCGTCCGGCGTCCAGCCGTCGTGCTCCAGGTTCAAGGAGCCAAACACGATGGGTTGTTGCAAGGAGGAACCTCCGGTGGAAAGGGGCGTGCGTGAAGGGCGGGGCGATGGCGTGCGACGGCTGCTCGTTCTAGGCCTCCGCCGCCGCTGGGCCGCCTGCGTTGTGTGCACTGTCCGACACGGTGGGCCCAGCCCAGCGACGGCCGCGTGATGCCATCCCTCACGAGCTGGGCCGCGAACAAGTCCAGGGGCGCCGGGCCCTCGCGCGCTGGCCGGCGTACACCCCAGCGAGGCGGGTGCTCACGCACCCGCCTCGGCGGCGGCCGGCACCGAGGCGTACCGCGTGCTGGTCGCTGTCCACTCCACCAGTGCCCGAAGGAACTGGTCGAAGATGCGGGCAACCCGGCGCGTGTCCACTACGGTCTCCAGGCCCATCGGTGACATGGCCAGCCGAGGCGGTGTGTACCCGTCCTCACCATCGTCCTGCACCACCCCACACAGGTACTGCCAGCGCTCCAGCTCGGCAGCCAGCAGGGCCACCGCCCGGCCGTGCGCCTCTTCGGCCGACAGTCCCTCGGTGCGAGCGAGCGCCCGGACAACGGTGAAGACGTCGCCCTCATCGGCGACCAGGTCGTTGGCCAGATAACCGACCGTCGAGAACGTCATCAACAACACCCGCACCAGCGGATCGTCGAGAACGTCGGTCACACACCCGGTCGCGAGCTCGCACCAGGCCGCGGCCAGCAGCATCCCGCCATCGTCCGGACGGATGGCCTGGTAGGCCCGGAGCGACGGCACTCGGCGCGGCAGCACGTACCGGGCGAGTCTGTCCGTGGCCGAGCTCAGCCACGCGGACATCTCATGCTGGTATTTCCGCCACCACTCAACCGGCATCAGGGACCGAGTCTCCATGGCCAGCGGTACGAGCGCGGCCACAGCGGGGTGAATGGCACCGGTCAGCCCTCCACCGGAGATCGCGCGGCCCACGTCCGCGGCGAACTCCCGGGCCTGGTCGGAATCGAGCAGCGCACTGTCGAGGATGTCGTCCGCGGCCCACGTCCAGATCGCCCAGCGCACCGCAAGGTCGAGCCGGGCGCCGGTGCTGTCGGGCCACGCCCGCAGGCACAGCGCTAGGTACCCGTGGCCGAGGAACGCATCCACGTTCAGGACGAGCCGGTTGGACGTCAGCCAGTTCCGGATGCTGGAGTCCAGGTCGGCGAGGCGGGGATCTGTGACTTCCCCCTTGATCGACATCGGCATCACGCCGCACCTTCCTCGGCGTGCACCAGACAGGCGGAGACAGGCCACGGGAGACGCCCTGAGCCCCGGCTTCGACAGTTGGCGGGCACACGACCGGGTGCGATCGGATGTCATCGCAGGTCAGCGTGATTTGAGTGGTCTGGAGCGGTATCGGGCTGCGGGCACGCGAGTTCAGGTGTTCTGCTGCTGTGGCCCGGGCTGACTGGGCATCATGCGGGCATGTACGTGCGGAAGACCCAGCGGCGGAACAAGGACGGCAGCGTTGTTCGGTACGTGCAGCTGGCCACGAACCGGCGGGTGGGCGGCACGACGCAGGCTGACGTGCTGCTCAACCTCGGGCGGGAGGACAAGCTTGATTTGGACTCCCTGCGGCGTCTGGTCGCGTCCTTGAACCGCTACCTCGGCGACACGGACGTGGACGTCGCCGAGCCGCTGGGCGTCGAGGGTGGCCCGCTGGAGGTGGTGGCCTCCCGCCCGCTCGGTGCGGTCTGGCTGCTGGACGGCCTGTGGAAGCTGCTGGGCATCGACCAGGCCCTGGCCAAGGTGCTGGACGCGCGCCGGTTTCGCACGGACGTGGAGCGGGCGCTGTTCGCGCTGGTCGCCAACCGGGCGGTGGCACCGGACTCCAAGCGGGCCGCGAGTGAGTGGGCGAGTCGGGACGTGGTGATCCCCGGCGCGGGTGAGATCGCCGAACAGCACGCCTACCGGGCCATGGATCTGCTCGTCGGCGAAGACACCCAATCCGCCGTGCAGGAAGCGGTGTTCTTCGCCGCGGCGAACCTCCTCGACCTAGAGGTCGACCTGATCTTCTTCGACACCACCAGCACCTACTTCGAACGCGACGACGCCGACACCGCGGACGGGGCCCTTCGCCGCTACGGGCACTCCAAGGACCACCGCAAGGACCTCCCGCAGGTCGTGATCGGCCTGGCCGTCACTCGCGAGGGCATCCCGGTCCGCTGCTGGACCTGGGCCGGGAACACGAGCGACCAGAGCGTGATCGAGCAGGTCAAAGCCGATCTGCGGGCCTGGCGCCTGGGCCGGGTGGTCACCGTCACCGACTCCGGCTTCTCCGGCGAGGCCAACCTCGCCTGCCTCGCCCGCGCCGGCGGGCACTACATCACCGGCGTCAAGATGCGCGAAGGCTCCGCAAAAGCTGCCGAGGCCCTCGCCAGGCAGGGCCGCTACCAGCACGTCCGGGACAACCTGCGGGTCAAGGAGGTCCGCCTGGACTCCGATCCCGGCAGACGCTGGATCATCTGCCACAACCCCGCCGAAGCCGAACGGGACAAGCTTCGGCGCGAGCAGCAACTCCAGGCGATCACCGAAGAACTCGACCGGATCGCCGCCGCCCGCGCGGCGGACGCCAAGAAGGCCAGGGAGCGCGCCGCCAAGGCCGGCCTCAAGCGAGCCGTCATGCCGTCCGACGCGCCCCACCGCAAGGCCGAGTGCGCACTGCGGGACCACCCCTCCCTCGGCCGCTGGCTCAAGCAGTCCACGACCGGCCGACTGTCCATCGACCGCGCCAAGGCCAAGACCGAGGCCAACCTCGACGGGAAGTACCTGCTGGCCACGTCCGACCCGGACCTGACGGCCGAGGATGTCGCACTCGGCTACAAGAACCTCCTGGAAGCCGAACGAGCCTTCCGCACCATGAAGTCGACCTTGTATCTGCGGCCGGTCTACCACCGCCTCGACGACCGCATCCGCGCTCACGTCCTGCTCTGCTGGCTCGCGCTGCTACTGATCCGCGTCGCCGAACGCCGCACCGACCTCACCTGGCGGACCATCAGAACCGAACTGCAGCGCATCCATCAGGTCACCCTCGCCGGGCCCGCCGGACGGCTCGAACAGACCACCCAGACCACCGACACCCACGAGCGGATCTTCAAGAGCTGCGGCATCCCGATGCCGGCAAAGTTGAGCGGCCTCACCACCGCCGAATAGGCCCTGACCAGGACAAAGACCTGTCGGAGGCGTGGACACACGCCCCCGACGGCACCTCACGCCTATTCCCGCAGGTCACACCCGAAATCCGACATGATCGTGTGCCCGCCAACTGTCGAACTCGGGTGAGCCATCCGCGGGAACGAGAACGACCCCAGCCGCCCCCATCGGTCGACCCGTCTCACCGCAGATGATGCACGAGCCGCCAGCCAGCTGAGTGGATGTCACCAGCATGCGTTGCAGGCGCCCCCCGGCAGGGCGATACTCGCCAGTCGTCTCGGTCCGGACCCGGTCGAGCGCCCGGCGAAGAGTGGCTGGATCAACGAGAGCCTGCGGGTCCTCGGGGCTTGGAGGCACCAGCCAGTAGACCCCGGGCGGCCCGACCGTCGTCGGCCCGGGAAGGGCTACGTAGGTCCCGACCGACAGCCGTCGTTCGTGCCGCCACATGGTGGTTTCGGTCCCGACAGGGATCAGGAAGTAGATCCGCGGCTGCAGGATCGAGGAGTCCCAGACGATCGGGCCCGGTCGACGCTCGCTGCTCCGGTCGAGGTACTCCAGGGCATTGAGTCCGATGTGCTGAGGTACTGCCACGGCGTCCCAGAAAGCGCCCGCAGCTACCGCCTCAACCGTATCGGTCGGCGGCATCCACGGCGGCGCTGTGAGGTCGGCCATCACGATCATCGCTGCTCCTAGCTGGTTCGTCTGCCAGGATCAGCCTGCAACGAAGTGGCGGAGCGAACTATCACAGTTGAGTGATAGTCGGCCCTACATGCCAAGCCACGCCGCGTAGTTCGAGACCGTGTTCGGGATGGTTCGCTGGGCGCGAACGATCGAGGCCATGGTGTCCCGCACCATCGGGCTGTGCCGCGTCTGCTGTGGTGCCAACTCACGTGCCTTCAAAAGTCCTTGGAAGGCTGGTCCTGGTCGCCCGCTCCACAGCTGAGCTCGTGCAATCTCGGCGTGATGGTGCGCGGCCCGGCTCGCTGGCCAGTCGGGCGGCACCGTGATGGTGCGAGCCACGTCCAGAGCCTCCGCGTACAGGCACTGGTCGATCAGGGCGCTGGCATGGTGAACGGCAACGTTGGTGGGCCCGAAGGTGAGCCACCGAATGCGGCCAACCTCGCCCGTGCCGTCCGCAATGCGGCCAGCGAGCTCGATGTGCTCGGCAACTTCGTCGGACTGCCCGGCACGCGCCGCCAGCACCGCAGAGCCGAGATGTAGTTGGCCGGTGACGGCCTCGCGCTCGATCCCGGGGTCGGCCTGCGTAGCCAGCCGTCGACCTGCCTCGGCGAGCCGCATTCCGGTGCGGTAATGCCCCGCCCTCAGGTACGAGAGCGAGCGCAGGTACTGGCGGATGCTGGCGCTGACCGCGTCTGACGCACGCTCCGACGCCCAGGCCATGCGGTCGAGCGCGATACTCGCCAGGTCCTGGAAGCCCAACTTCGTGGCTACGTCGTACGCGCTGCGGTACGTGCTGGCGAGTGCGGACCAGATACGGGAGTCGGTCGCGGAGTGAGCAGCAGTCGTCATCTCCGTGATCAGCCCGGGCAGTTCCGTTGAGGCTGTACGCAGATCGCCGGCCCGCACCAGGGCACAAAGTCGGTCGGCGTGGGCGAGAACCTCCGGCAGATGTCGGACTGCAACATCGGGATCCACACCGAGGTCGTACAAATCGAGCGCTTCGCGAATCGGTTGGATCAGCCCATCGAGCTGGTCCGCGCGCAGCTCCTCCAAGTACGGCTGGCCCGTGAGGTCGGCAACGGAAACCGACAAGCCTCTGGCGAGGGCGGCCAGCACGGTCGAACTGGCCGGCTTCCTGCCCTGCTCGATCTGGAACATCAGGCTGTAGGAGATGTCGGCGCGTTCGGCGAGCGCCCGCTGGGTCAGCTGACGCACCTTACGGGTTGCCGCGATCCGAATGCCGATGCTGTCTGGGTCTGGGGAGGCCATGGTTCCACCTCTGGTCTCGTAGCAGAGAGCGCTGACGATACTCCCAGCGGTAGCGGCGATTCCGCCCCTTCGGTAAACACCGGTGTGGACGGGCCGTCTCCGGCTTGCTTCGATGGGCGCCATGTCGACCGATCGCGTGCTCTACCTGCTGGGCGCCGCAGCGCCGCCCGTGCTTGACCTCGTGCCCGTCATCGAGCAGGCCCAGGCCGACGGATGGGACGTGTGTCTCGGTCTCACCCCCACGGCCGCCGACTGGCTGACCGAGAGCATTCCGAGCCTGGAACAGCTGACCGGCCATCCCGTCCGCCACCGGCACCGCCGACCGGGCGAAGCCGATCCGTGGCCCGCCGCGGATGTCGCGCTGGTCGCGCCCGCCACGTTCAACACCCTCAACGCGTGGGCCCTCGGACTCACCTCCGCGTGGCTGGTGGCATTCGCGGCCGAGGCGATCGGCAAGGGCATCCCCCTGGTGACGATGCCCTGCGTCAACCAGGCGCTGGTTGCTCACCCGCAGTTCGATCGCACGATCGCGACGCTGCGCGGGGCCGGCGTGGAGGTGCTGCTCGGCCCGGGCGGGTTCGAGCCGAACCCGCCCGGGCAGGGGCGGCCAGCCGGGTACCCGTGGCCGGCGGCCCTTGAGGCGGTGCGGAAGCGGGTGGGGTAGGACCCGCGAAGAGCCTTCGCCCGCCGACCGTGAAGGCCGACGGGGAGCAGCTCATCGATGGCGCGCCCGTAGGCGCCTGCCGGGACCTCCGCCAGCACCTTCGTGGTCGTGTTCACCAGAGCCACGGCCCCGGCACTCCGGCTCGCGGCCGCAACACCCGGACGGCGTCGAGTCGTTCGATCACCGCTCCCACCTCGCGACGTGCTCCGAGAGCAGCGACGCGGCGTCCGGTGTCGTGGCCCGAAGTGCCACCATCGCGGCGGCGATCACGTCGCACAGCTCGCCCTGGAGGTCGTCCATGGTGTGGCTGAACCCCTTGTACGGGTTCGCTCCGCGGACCCCGAGCAGGGCCTGGGCGGCTTCGCCGGCCTCTTCCTGGACCTTCAGGACTTGGTACGCCAGGAAATCCCCGTCGGCCCCGTTGTGCTCGGACAGGCGCCGGTGGAGGCGGTCGATCGAGGCCCACACCCGGGGCTTGCCGATCCTGAGGTGCCCCTCCAACTGGCGGAGGTAGTCCTTGATCGCCGGGGGCACCTTCATCGACTGCGCCTCGGCGAGCGCCACCAGGCGCAGCTCCTGGCCCTCGCCGAGCACAAGCTCCGCCGGGTCCACGTCCACGACGGCGTGGAAGAACCGGCGCCGAGGGTCGTCGTCAGGGTGGTAGATCACCTCGAACGGCAGGAGCCCCTCCACGTCCAGGCCGGTCTCCTCCCGCAGCTCGCGGCGCGTGGTCTCGTAGGGCGTCTCACCCGGATTCGGGAAGCCGCCCGGAACGGACCAGTGCCCGGGGAAGGAAATCCTGTCGTCCTCGGCCCGGAGGTGAAGCAGCACCATCCCGTCGGGGGTGGTGATGATGGCGTTACCGCTCTTGAAGTCCTTCACGGGCTGAGTCTCCCTTCCCGGAAGGCAGTTGCGGCATCGCTCGAACGGGTGAGAATACGAATCGGGTGAACTGCGGTACGGCGCGGCGGATGTAGACCTCGCGGACCGTGTCGCGACCAATCGGGTCCTCCGCGGCCGGGTCGCTGCTCGCGCTTCGAGGGCTCTCTCAAGTGGTTGTTGTCGGTCCGATCTTGAGGGGTGTCAGTCGATCGGGAGTCCTGATCTGATGAGCGTGACTGCTGCCGTGGAACCGAGGCCCACAAGCGCGACATCGCTAGTCGATCAGATCCCGGTTGGCCCGGCTCCACGCGACACGATCTCGAAGCTCGTCCAGATGGCCTTCGGCAACCCAGGTGGCCTGGGGTTCGTGACCCTGCTCGGCGAGGCGGCGAACGGCGTCGATGCCCTCTTCCTGAACGGCAATGACGGCGTCGACCAGCCCCGCCGTGTCGGTAACACCGTACGCGCCGGCGAACACCTCAAGGCGGCGACGCCGGTCGGGCGGCCGGGGGTAGCGCAGCCAGCGCACGCACTCG
Coding sequences within:
- a CDS encoding IS1634 family transposase, giving the protein MVERRLGALPASAEFLRRLDVAGIVDELCPIREVAHLTHGQVIEVLVANRLSAPAPLVRVGDWAREWAVEEVFGISPDLLGDDRLARALDAIAPHLEELVGTVGTQAIAEFGIDVSRIHWDMTSMSLFGAYEAQDEAFPQVKYGHPKDRRVDLKQIQAGLAVSGDGGIPLFHRVYDGGAGEVAQVVGAMNALRMMAGRRDFLLVADSKLVSHPNVTALLDAKVAFIAPAPAAKVPDEVYAALSLEDTQVVDHVPQRDAGKNARARETYRVLEDTHALPGRRKSDPVHILRRILVHSSGNARGRQSARAKRLARAAEDLDKLQRGAGGRFYGTAEKIAARIGVIARNHRVDDCLRTTVTTDETGRPGLEWHFDQQVLDAQEAVDGWYALLTNLTPEQASAEQVLLRYKGQAVVERRYHDFKGPLAVAPVFLQHNRRIAALITVICLALPVFCLIERQVRQALGPEQTMRGLYPDNRAVRPTGRMIFYHLASLMIRPGTATSPPVVLINRGVQAHLLELLGIDETRPRWLET
- a CDS encoding endonuclease/exonuclease/phosphatase family protein, giving the protein MNLEHDGWTPDGRGGGHLDKWYAAHEELARLPLDVLFCQERTHSAANGQHLMHVAERMLAMRGFLAPASPAESPNPCAVFVREDTFRVTGQWPQSANWWHAPCAVSVTYSEEPVRIQLASVHLSSRSAAQRKTETENIITWQQPQRALVVAGDFNSYSASGLETTPAPDWPNLPDQRHRAQRTLDGHTPDTVPDRILTSVGMADAAVLAARLGHAGALDPTASMIPGKWPRQGPAQRIDRQYVSGALAPALRSFEVVPLPGLSDHALTLSTWDPDLFLAGLHCHSSSDQRSGTGLDGA
- a CDS encoding terpene synthase family protein, whose protein sequence is MPMSIKGEVTDPRLADLDSSIRNWLTSNRLVLNVDAFLGHGYLALCLRAWPDSTGARLDLAVRWAIWTWAADDILDSALLDSDQAREFAADVGRAISGGGLTGAIHPAVAALVPLAMETRSLMPVEWWRKYQHEMSAWLSSATDRLARYVLPRRVPSLRAYQAIRPDDGGMLLAAAWCELATGCVTDVLDDPLVRVLLMTFSTVGYLANDLVADEGDVFTVVRALARTEGLSAEEAHGRAVALLAAELERWQYLCGVVQDDGEDGYTPPRLAMSPMGLETVVDTRRVARIFDQFLRALVEWTATSTRYASVPAAAEAGA
- a CDS encoding IS1634 family transposase, with the protein product MYVRKTQRRNKDGSVVRYVQLATNRRVGGTTQADVLLNLGREDKLDLDSLRRLVASLNRYLGDTDVDVAEPLGVEGGPLEVVASRPLGAVWLLDGLWKLLGIDQALAKVLDARRFRTDVERALFALVANRAVAPDSKRAASEWASRDVVIPGAGEIAEQHAYRAMDLLVGEDTQSAVQEAVFFAAANLLDLEVDLIFFDTTSTYFERDDADTADGALRRYGHSKDHRKDLPQVVIGLAVTREGIPVRCWTWAGNTSDQSVIEQVKADLRAWRLGRVVTVTDSGFSGEANLACLARAGGHYITGVKMREGSAKAAEALARQGRYQHVRDNLRVKEVRLDSDPGRRWIICHNPAEAERDKLRREQQLQAITEELDRIAAARAADAKKARERAAKAGLKRAVMPSDAPHRKAECALRDHPSLGRWLKQSTTGRLSIDRAKAKTEANLDGKYLLATSDPDLTAEDVALGYKNLLEAERAFRTMKSTLYLRPVYHRLDDRIRAHVLLCWLALLLIRVAERRTDLTWRTIRTELQRIHQVTLAGPAGRLEQTTQTTDTHERIFKSCGIPMPAKLSGLTTAE
- a CDS encoding helix-turn-helix domain-containing protein; its protein translation is MASPDPDSIGIRIAATRKVRQLTQRALAERADISYSLMFQIEQGRKPASSTVLAALARGLSVSVADLTGQPYLEELRADQLDGLIQPIREALDLYDLGVDPDVAVRHLPEVLAHADRLCALVRAGDLRTASTELPGLITEMTTAAHSATDSRIWSALASTYRSAYDVATKLGFQDLASIALDRMAWASERASDAVSASIRQYLRSLSYLRAGHYRTGMRLAEAGRRLATQADPGIEREAVTGQLHLGSAVLAARAGQSDEVAEHIELAGRIADGTGEVGRIRWLTFGPTNVAVHHASALIDQCLYAEALDVARTITVPPDWPASRAAHHHAEIARAQLWSGRPGPAFQGLLKARELAPQQTRHSPMVRDTMASIVRAQRTIPNTVSNYAAWLGM
- a CDS encoding flavoprotein, with product MSTDRVLYLLGAAAPPVLDLVPVIEQAQADGWDVCLGLTPTAADWLTESIPSLEQLTGHPVRHRHRRPGEADPWPAADVALVAPATFNTLNAWALGLTSAWLVAFAAEAIGKGIPLVTMPCVNQALVAHPQFDRTIATLRGAGVEVLLGPGGFEPNPPGQGRPAGYPWPAALEAVRKRVG
- a CDS encoding NUDIX domain-containing protein, whose protein sequence is MKDFKSGNAIITTPDGMVLLHLRAEDDRISFPGHWSVPGGFPNPGETPYETTRRELREETGLDVEGLLPFEVIYHPDDDPRRRFFHAVVDVDPAELVLGEGQELRLVALAEAQSMKVPPAIKDYLRQLEGHLRIGKPRVWASIDRLHRRLSEHNGADGDFLAYQVLKVQEEAGEAAQALLGVRGANPYKGFSHTMDDLQGELCDVIAAAMVALRATTPDAASLLSEHVARWER